The following are encoded in a window of Rhizobium sp. 11515TR genomic DNA:
- the polA gene encoding DNA polymerase I gives MKKGDHLFLVDGSGFIFRAFHALPPLTRKSDGLPVGAVSGFCNMLWKLLTSARDTSVGVTPTHFAVIFDYSSKTFRKDIFPEYKANRSAPPEELIPQFGLIREATRAFNLPCIETDGFEADDIIATYARQAEAAGADVTIISSDKDLMQLVTPMVHMYDSMKDKQIGIPDVIEKWGVPPDKMIDLQAMTGDSIDNVPGIPGIGPKTAAQLLEEFGDLDSLLARAGEIKQQKRRENIIANAELARISRQLVTLRTDVPLELALDALVLDPQDGPKLIGFLKAMEFTTLTRRVAEACDCDAAAIEPSVVKIEWGEGAHGPDLDVGENVDLVAGSVVEAEGASVPAPSAKARLALDGTTAPEDLAKARAASFASAPIDHSKYVTIRDLATLDQWIADARETGIVAFDTETTSLDAMQAEIVGFSLAIVDNRDDPTGASIRAAYVPLGHKTGVGDLLGGGLADNQIPLRDALPRLKDLLEDASILKIAQNLKYDYLLMKRYGIEMKSFDDTMLLSYVLDGGANATHGMDSLSERWLGHKPIAYKDVAGSGKSNVTFDLVDIDRATAYAAEDADVTLRLWLVLKPRLAAEKLSAVYERLERPLVPVLAHMEERGITIDRQILSRLSGELAQGAAALEDEIYNLAGERFNIGSPKQLGDILFGKMGLAGGSKTKTGQWSTSAQVLEDLAAAGFELPRKIVDWRQLTKLKSTYTDALPSYVHPETKRVHTSYSLASTTTGRLSSSEPNLQNIPVRTAEGRKIRTAFISTPGHKLVSADYSQIELRVLAHVANIPQLKQAFEDGIDIHAMTASEMFGVPVDGMPSEVRRRAKAINFGIIYGISAFGLANQLSIERSEAGDYIKKYFERFPGIRDYMEGAKQAARDKGYVETIFGRRIHFPEIRSSNPSVRAFNERASINAPIQGSAADVIRRAMIKMEPALASAGLSDRVRMLLQVHDELIFEVEDADVERTTPIIVSVMENAAMPAVDMAVPLKVDARAAHNWDEAH, from the coding sequence ATGAAAAAAGGTGATCATCTCTTCCTCGTCGACGGCTCCGGTTTCATATTCCGGGCCTTTCATGCCCTGCCGCCGCTGACACGCAAGTCGGACGGATTGCCTGTCGGCGCCGTCTCCGGTTTCTGCAACATGCTGTGGAAGCTTTTGACTTCGGCGCGCGATACCTCCGTCGGAGTGACGCCGACCCATTTCGCCGTCATTTTCGACTATTCTTCGAAGACCTTCCGTAAGGACATCTTCCCGGAATACAAGGCCAATCGCTCGGCGCCGCCGGAAGAGCTGATCCCGCAATTCGGCCTCATCCGCGAGGCGACCCGCGCTTTCAATCTGCCCTGCATCGAGACCGACGGCTTCGAGGCCGACGACATCATCGCCACTTACGCCCGTCAGGCCGAGGCAGCGGGCGCCGATGTGACGATCATCTCGTCTGACAAGGATCTGATGCAACTCGTCACGCCGATGGTCCACATGTATGACAGCATGAAGGACAAGCAGATCGGCATTCCCGATGTCATCGAGAAATGGGGCGTGCCGCCGGACAAGATGATCGACCTGCAGGCCATGACTGGCGACTCGATCGACAACGTCCCCGGCATTCCCGGCATCGGCCCGAAGACGGCGGCGCAGCTTCTAGAAGAGTTCGGCGATCTCGATTCCCTTCTCGCCCGCGCCGGCGAGATCAAGCAGCAGAAACGCCGCGAAAACATTATTGCCAATGCCGAGCTTGCCCGCATTTCGCGGCAGCTGGTGACGCTAAGGACCGATGTGCCGCTGGAACTTGCGCTCGATGCGCTGGTGCTCGATCCGCAGGACGGCCCGAAGCTGATCGGCTTCCTGAAGGCCATGGAGTTCACGACCCTGACGCGGCGCGTGGCGGAGGCCTGCGATTGCGACGCGGCGGCAATCGAGCCCTCCGTCGTCAAGATCGAATGGGGCGAGGGCGCTCATGGCCCGGATCTCGATGTCGGCGAGAATGTCGACCTCGTCGCCGGTAGCGTTGTCGAGGCCGAAGGGGCATCGGTTCCGGCGCCGTCGGCCAAGGCGCGCCTGGCTTTGGATGGCACCACTGCGCCCGAGGATCTCGCCAAGGCGCGCGCCGCAAGTTTCGCGAGCGCGCCGATCGACCATTCCAAATATGTGACCATCCGCGATCTCGCAACGCTCGACCAATGGATCGCGGATGCGCGCGAAACAGGTATCGTTGCCTTTGATACTGAAACGACCTCGCTCGATGCCATGCAGGCCGAAATCGTCGGCTTCTCGCTGGCGATCGTCGATAACCGTGATGATCCGACTGGCGCGTCCATCCGCGCCGCCTATGTTCCGCTCGGTCACAAGACCGGTGTCGGCGATCTGCTCGGCGGCGGCCTGGCGGACAACCAGATTCCCCTTCGCGATGCACTGCCGCGCCTGAAGGATCTGCTGGAGGATGCCTCCATCCTGAAGATCGCGCAGAACCTGAAATACGACTATCTTCTGATGAAGCGTTACGGCATCGAGATGAAGTCGTTCGACGACACTATGCTGCTCTCCTACGTGCTCGATGGCGGCGCCAATGCCACGCATGGCATGGACAGCCTTTCGGAGCGCTGGCTCGGCCACAAGCCGATCGCCTACAAGGATGTGGCCGGCAGCGGCAAGTCCAACGTCACCTTCGATCTCGTGGATATCGATCGCGCCACGGCCTATGCTGCTGAAGATGCCGATGTAACGCTGCGTCTCTGGCTGGTGCTGAAACCACGACTTGCGGCAGAAAAACTCTCGGCCGTCTACGAGCGGTTGGAGCGGCCTCTGGTGCCGGTGCTTGCCCATATGGAAGAGCGCGGCATCACCATCGACCGGCAGATCCTCTCTCGCCTTTCCGGCGAGCTGGCGCAGGGCGCCGCCGCCTTGGAAGACGAGATCTACAATCTGGCTGGCGAGCGCTTCAATATCGGCTCTCCGAAGCAGCTCGGCGATATCCTTTTCGGCAAGATGGGATTGGCCGGCGGCAGCAAGACCAAGACCGGGCAATGGTCCACCTCGGCGCAGGTGCTGGAAGATCTGGCGGCGGCCGGCTTCGAACTGCCGCGCAAGATTGTCGACTGGCGCCAGCTCACCAAGCTGAAATCGACCTATACGGATGCGCTGCCGAGCTACGTCCATCCCGAGACGAAGCGCGTTCACACCTCCTATTCGCTGGCATCGACCACGACGGGGCGCCTGTCCTCCTCCGAGCCGAACCTGCAGAATATTCCGGTGCGCACGGCGGAAGGCCGCAAAATCCGCACGGCTTTCATTTCAACGCCGGGCCACAAGCTCGTCTCGGCAGACTACAGCCAGATCGAACTGCGCGTGCTGGCGCATGTCGCCAATATTCCGCAGCTCAAGCAGGCCTTCGAAGACGGCATCGACATTCACGCCATGACGGCCTCCGAAATGTTCGGCGTGCCTGTGGATGGCATGCCGAGCGAAGTGCGCCGTCGTGCCAAGGCGATCAACTTCGGCATCATCTACGGCATCTCCGCCTTCGGTCTCGCCAACCAGCTCTCGATCGAGCGCTCGGAAGCCGGCGACTACATCAAGAAGTATTTCGAGCGCTTCCCGGGTATTCGCGACTATATGGAGGGCGCCAAGCAGGCCGCGCGCGACAAGGGCTATGTCGAGACGATCTTCGGTCGCCGTATCCATTTCCCCGAAATCCGCTCGTCCAATCCCTCCGTCCGTGCCTTCAACGAACGCGCTTCGATCAACGCCCCGATCCAGGGATCGGCCGCCGACGTCATCCGCCGCGCCATGATCAAGATGGAGCCGGCACTGGCTTCGGCTGGCCTCAGCGATCGCGTTCGCATGCTGCTGCAGGTGCACGACGAACTGATCTTCGAAGTCGAGGATGCCGATGTCGAGCGCACCACGCCGATCATCGTCTCGGTCATGGAAAACGCCGCCATGCCGGCGGTCGATATGGCCGTGCCGCTGAAAGTCGATGCGCGCGCTGCGCATAATTGGGATGAGGCGCACTGA
- the phnE gene encoding phosphonate ABC transporter, permease protein PhnE — protein sequence MTIADTHPNMQSAPQSAKEIGDAWSKMVAKRRLYTGIGLVILLIAFVSSVRFADENNAGHFFDRLPHLFDFLSWLIPKDWADVYRALFDLPSPNGANGAGGEEFNFPLGRVYVWDDFYIPEYFELMIITINVALVSTIIGFVFAVPLSFFAARNMSPSNPIRLVTKRIMELLRAFPEIVIAGLFSAILSIGPIAAIIAVGLHTIGALGKLFYEVVENIDMKPDEGMRAVGASWSERVRFAALPQVLPNFMSYALLRLEINVRASTIIGAVGGGGIGEELKLAISRGFGAKTLALVLLLFLTIIAVDQFSAWLRRRLVGEHAFLLQH from the coding sequence ATGACGATCGCCGATACGCACCCAAACATGCAAAGCGCGCCGCAGAGCGCCAAGGAGATCGGCGACGCCTGGAGCAAGATGGTTGCCAAGCGCCGTCTCTACACCGGCATCGGTCTCGTGATCCTACTCATCGCCTTCGTCAGCTCGGTGCGCTTTGCCGACGAAAACAACGCCGGGCATTTCTTTGACCGCCTGCCGCATCTCTTCGATTTCCTGAGCTGGCTCATTCCGAAGGACTGGGCCGACGTCTACCGCGCGCTTTTCGACCTGCCGAGCCCGAACGGGGCCAATGGTGCCGGCGGCGAGGAGTTCAATTTCCCGCTCGGTCGGGTCTATGTCTGGGACGATTTCTATATCCCCGAATATTTCGAGCTGATGATCATCACGATCAACGTGGCACTGGTATCGACCATCATCGGCTTCGTCTTCGCCGTGCCTTTGAGTTTCTTCGCCGCCCGCAACATGTCGCCATCCAACCCGATTCGTCTGGTGACGAAGCGCATCATGGAACTTCTGCGCGCCTTTCCGGAAATCGTCATCGCCGGCTTGTTTTCGGCGATCCTGTCGATCGGTCCCATCGCCGCCATCATCGCCGTCGGCCTGCATACGATCGGCGCGCTTGGCAAGCTCTTCTACGAAGTGGTCGAGAATATCGACATGAAGCCTGACGAGGGCATGCGTGCCGTCGGCGCGAGCTGGAGCGAGCGCGTGCGCTTTGCCGCCCTGCCGCAAGTGCTGCCGAACTTCATGTCCTATGCGCTACTGCGTCTGGAGATCAACGTTCGCGCCTCCACCATCATAGGTGCCGTCGGCGGCGGCGGCATCGGCGAGGAGCTCAAACTTGCGATCTCGCGCGGTTTCGGCGCCAAGACATTGGCGCTCGTGCTGCTTCTCTTCCTGACGATCATTGCCGTCGACCAGTTTTCCGCATGGCTCCGCCGCCGCCTCGTCGGCGAGCATGCCTTCCTTTTGCAGCATTGA
- a CDS encoding alpha-D-ribose 1-methylphosphonate 5-triphosphate diphosphatase: MTKETVLSNARIVLEDKIVEGSVLIRDGRIAAISEGKSDIGEDFEGDYLIPGLVELHTDHLEAHYSPRPGVRWNKTAAIQAHDAQIVTSGITTVFDCLRMGSDEDGGFEKGEMRDMADAIQAAQSEDRLRADHLIHLRCEVSSDNVLDHFQDFEKDPYVRLVSLMDHAPGQRQFQTMDQYIFYYQKKRGLSDEAFAKFVAKRQEESAKYATPHRDAISKVCAERGITVASHDDATLAHVDEAINYGVRLAEFPTSIDAAKASHGAGMSVLMGAPNIVRGKSHSGNIAARDLAELGVLDVLSSDYVPLSLLHAPFILADEVEGISLPQAIAMVTATPARTVSLNDRGRIAEGLRADLVRVRRDHGVPVTRSVWREGRRVA; the protein is encoded by the coding sequence ATGACCAAAGAAACCGTCCTTTCCAACGCCCGCATCGTCCTCGAAGACAAGATCGTCGAGGGCTCCGTGCTGATCCGCGACGGTCGCATTGCCGCCATCTCCGAAGGCAAGTCCGATATCGGCGAAGATTTCGAGGGCGATTATCTGATTCCCGGTCTGGTCGAGCTGCATACCGACCATCTGGAAGCACATTATTCCCCGCGTCCGGGCGTCCGCTGGAACAAGACGGCGGCCATCCAGGCGCATGATGCCCAGATCGTCACCTCGGGCATCACCACCGTGTTCGACTGCCTGCGCATGGGCTCGGACGAGGATGGCGGTTTCGAAAAGGGCGAGATGCGTGATATGGCCGATGCCATCCAGGCGGCCCAAAGCGAAGATCGCCTGCGCGCCGATCACCTGATCCACCTGCGCTGCGAAGTCTCCTCCGACAACGTGCTCGACCATTTCCAGGACTTCGAGAAGGACCCTTACGTGCGTCTTGTCTCGCTGATGGACCACGCGCCGGGCCAGCGCCAGTTCCAGACCATGGATCAATATATCTTCTACTATCAGAAGAAGCGCGGGCTCAGCGATGAAGCCTTTGCCAAGTTCGTCGCCAAGCGCCAGGAGGAATCGGCCAAATATGCCACGCCGCATCGCGACGCGATCTCCAAGGTCTGCGCCGAACGTGGCATCACCGTTGCCAGCCATGACGATGCGACGCTCGCCCATGTCGACGAAGCCATCAACTACGGCGTTCGCCTCGCCGAATTCCCGACCAGCATCGATGCCGCCAAGGCTTCCCACGGCGCCGGCATGAGCGTGCTGATGGGCGCGCCGAACATCGTGCGCGGCAAGTCGCATTCGGGCAATATCGCCGCTCGCGATCTCGCTGAGCTTGGCGTCCTCGACGTGCTGTCCTCCGATTACGTACCGCTCAGCCTGCTGCATGCGCCCTTCATCCTCGCGGATGAAGTCGAGGGTATTTCGCTGCCTCAGGCGATCGCCATGGTGACTGCGACGCCGGCAAGGACCGTCAGCCTCAACGACCGCGGCCGCATCGCAGAGGGCTTGCGGGCCGATCTGGTGCGCGTTCGTCGCGACCATGGCGTGCCGGTCACGCGCTCCGTCTGGCGAGAAGGACGGCGGGTCGCATGA
- the phnD gene encoding phosphonate ABC transporter substrate-binding protein, producing MLKKALFAATALVALAAGAAANAADLKELRIGILGGENEADRLRNYACLSDHLKKEFGFEKVSLFPAADYNGVIQGLLGGTLDFAELGASGYAAVAIKDPKAVTPILTTQQTDGSTGYYSIGLALKSSGIKTIMDAKGKKLGYADPDSTSGYLVPLTQIPKTTGVPNDKFFGSTQFNGGHENNLLAAYDGKVDVAVDDSSGVGDFKDGYTSGTFRKEVDKGAVDPNKLVEVWRSPLIPNGPLVVRNALGTEWQTKLTDFFMKLPTADAKCFNAIEGGDFKGYVKVTPDFYNAVIDVRKAAIGG from the coding sequence ATGTTGAAGAAAGCACTCTTTGCCGCTACGGCGCTCGTTGCGCTCGCAGCCGGCGCTGCTGCCAACGCAGCAGACCTCAAGGAATTGCGCATCGGCATTCTCGGCGGCGAAAACGAAGCCGACCGCCTGCGCAATTACGCCTGCCTTTCCGACCACCTGAAGAAGGAATTCGGTTTCGAGAAGGTTTCGCTCTTCCCGGCCGCAGACTATAACGGCGTTATCCAGGGCCTGCTCGGCGGCACGCTCGACTTCGCCGAGCTCGGCGCTTCCGGCTACGCAGCCGTCGCCATCAAGGACCCGAAGGCCGTCACCCCGATCCTGACCACGCAGCAGACTGACGGTTCGACCGGCTACTACTCGATCGGCCTCGCCCTCAAGTCTTCCGGCATCAAGACAATCATGGACGCCAAGGGCAAGAAGCTCGGCTACGCCGATCCGGACTCCACCTCGGGCTATCTCGTTCCGCTGACGCAGATTCCGAAGACCACCGGCGTGCCGAACGACAAGTTCTTCGGCTCGACCCAGTTCAACGGTGGCCATGAAAATAACCTGCTCGCCGCTTACGACGGCAAGGTCGACGTTGCTGTCGACGATTCCTCTGGCGTTGGCGATTTCAAGGACGGGTACACCTCCGGCACCTTCCGCAAGGAAGTCGACAAGGGCGCCGTCGACCCGAACAAGCTCGTCGAAGTCTGGCGTTCGCCGCTGATCCCGAACGGCCCGCTCGTCGTTCGCAACGCTCTCGGCACCGAATGGCAGACGAAGCTGACGGACTTTTTCATGAAGCTCCCGACGGCTGATGCCAAGTGCTTCAACGCCATCGAGGGCGGCGACTTCAAGGGCTACGTCAAGGTTACCCCGGACTTTTACAACGCCGTCATCGACGTTCGCAAGGCTGCCATCGGCGGCTGA
- the phnE gene encoding phosphonate ABC transporter, permease protein PhnE yields MSVIDAGRMQEIEARYPEVLHRSFRQRFGALMIFIGVILYGIYAVWFFDLPKVISEAHWERVGIYLSEWVSYDVQPEFRISGDKISIKYPRFSPLGDNPNPDWVKTNPDGSMTVSVSGTSRTVTVTKTQAIVTAHGITIPIDIAGDVPKIVGSEPVPSWMTVYDDNIVVNLGFAGDASISTDRVKIRKRFIGWANFVFDTHSPFFDKPASEVISLIVSGPRLDPAQSNLSLAFDNIWNNGAWQHGDVWTKLFQTIVMAFLGTLLGSLAAFPLAFLAARNITPSRLVNQILKRFFDFLRSVDMLIWALFLTRAFGPGPLAGSGAIFLTETGTLGKLYSEGLENIDNKPREGVKSTGSPTVLVHRYGIMPQIVPVIVSQTLYQWESNVRGATIIGAVGAGGIGLKLWEAMRTNSNWENVAYMVLLILIVVFLFDAASNALRSRLMGTRVK; encoded by the coding sequence ATGTCCGTCATCGACGCCGGCCGCATGCAGGAAATCGAAGCGCGTTACCCGGAAGTTCTTCACCGGTCCTTCCGCCAGCGCTTTGGCGCACTGATGATCTTCATCGGCGTCATCCTCTACGGCATCTATGCCGTGTGGTTCTTCGACCTGCCGAAGGTCATTTCGGAAGCGCATTGGGAGCGCGTCGGCATCTATCTCAGCGAATGGGTGAGCTATGACGTGCAGCCGGAATTCCGCATCTCCGGCGACAAGATCAGCATCAAATATCCGCGCTTTTCGCCCTTGGGCGACAATCCGAACCCGGACTGGGTGAAGACCAACCCCGATGGCAGCATGACCGTTTCCGTCAGCGGCACGAGCCGCACGGTAACCGTCACCAAAACGCAGGCCATCGTGACCGCGCATGGCATCACGATTCCAATCGATATTGCTGGCGATGTGCCGAAAATAGTCGGCTCCGAGCCCGTTCCCAGCTGGATGACTGTCTATGACGACAATATTGTGGTCAATCTCGGCTTTGCAGGCGATGCCAGCATTTCCACCGACCGCGTGAAGATCCGCAAGCGGTTCATCGGCTGGGCCAACTTCGTCTTCGATACGCATTCGCCCTTCTTCGACAAGCCGGCGAGCGAAGTCATCAGCCTGATCGTTTCAGGGCCGCGGCTCGATCCTGCTCAGTCCAATCTCTCGCTGGCCTTCGACAATATCTGGAACAATGGCGCATGGCAGCATGGCGACGTCTGGACCAAGCTGTTCCAGACCATCGTCATGGCCTTCCTTGGCACGCTGCTGGGCTCGCTCGCGGCCTTCCCGCTCGCTTTCCTTGCGGCTCGCAACATCACGCCGAGCCGCCTCGTCAACCAGATCCTTAAGCGCTTCTTCGATTTCCTGCGCTCGGTGGACATGCTGATCTGGGCGCTGTTCCTGACCCGCGCCTTCGGCCCCGGCCCGCTCGCGGGCAGCGGCGCGATCTTCCTCACCGAGACGGGCACGCTTGGCAAGCTCTATTCCGAGGGCCTCGAGAACATCGACAACAAGCCGCGCGAGGGCGTGAAATCCACCGGTTCGCCGACCGTTCTCGTGCATCGCTACGGCATCATGCCACAGATCGTGCCCGTCATCGTCAGCCAGACGCTCTACCAGTGGGAATCCAACGTGCGCGGCGCGACCATCATCGGCGCCGTCGGCGCGGGCGGCATCGGCCTCAAACTTTGGGAAGCGATGCGCACCAATTCCAACTGGGAAAACGTCGCCTATATGGTGCTTTTGATCCTCATCGTCGTCTTCCTGTTCGACGCAGCATCCAACGCCTTGCGCTCGCGCCTGATGGGCACACGGGTGAAATAA
- a CDS encoding IS110 family transposase, with amino-acid sequence MNQYIGLDVSLKDTAISIRENGKRIWRGKCPSDPKLLTEMIRKHAPRARRVVFETGPLSTWFYHALTSEGVPAICIEARHAQKVLNETLNKTDTNDADGLAQLAEAGFYKAVRVKSFDAMMARTLVAARAQLLNISTQLGNQIRGLMKTFGLIIPKAKGRVFDGDVRKLLDGNNELAKVILPLLEAWHDIRKRAADLSRQLLMVARESQATKLLMTIPGIGAVTAVSYVTAIEDPGNFRTSRSVGAWLGLTTRRYQSGEVDYDGHISRRGDNRLRGLLYEAATTLLTRTSARTESSLKRWGLKLRERLGFKRAAVAVARKLAVIMHSMLKTGEVFNASAGATV; translated from the coding sequence ATGAACCAGTATATTGGGCTTGATGTTTCATTGAAAGATACCGCGATATCGATCCGGGAGAACGGCAAGCGGATCTGGCGGGGGAAGTGCCCTTCGGATCCAAAACTTCTGACGGAGATGATCCGCAAGCATGCTCCGCGCGCTCGGCGCGTCGTATTCGAAACGGGACCGCTGTCGACGTGGTTCTATCATGCGCTGACGAGTGAGGGAGTGCCGGCGATCTGCATTGAAGCACGGCACGCACAAAAGGTATTGAACGAGACGCTCAACAAGACCGATACCAATGATGCGGACGGCTTGGCGCAACTCGCAGAAGCGGGTTTTTACAAAGCGGTTCGCGTCAAGTCGTTTGACGCCATGATGGCCCGCACGTTGGTGGCTGCCCGCGCACAGCTTTTGAACATCTCAACACAACTCGGCAATCAAATCCGCGGCCTGATGAAGACCTTCGGCCTGATCATCCCGAAAGCGAAGGGTCGAGTATTTGATGGCGATGTGCGGAAGCTTTTGGATGGGAACAACGAGCTTGCAAAAGTTATCTTGCCTCTTTTGGAGGCGTGGCACGATATCCGAAAGCGCGCAGCCGATCTCAGTCGCCAGTTGCTGATGGTGGCGCGTGAGAGCCAAGCTACGAAGCTACTGATGACAATCCCAGGCATCGGGGCTGTCACGGCGGTATCCTACGTTACGGCAATTGAAGATCCAGGAAACTTTCGAACGTCGCGCTCGGTGGGCGCTTGGCTCGGGTTGACAACCCGGCGCTACCAATCAGGCGAGGTCGATTATGACGGCCATATCTCGCGGAGGGGTGACAATCGCTTACGTGGATTGCTTTACGAAGCGGCGACAACGCTGCTGACGAGAACCAGTGCCAGGACCGAGAGCAGTCTCAAGCGTTGGGGACTTAAGCTGCGCGAGCGACTCGGCTTCAAGCGGGCCGCTGTGGCCGTGGCCCGGAAACTCGCGGTCATCATGCACAGCATGCTCAAGACGGGAGAGGTGTTCAACGCATCGGCCGGCGCCACCGTATAG
- the phnN gene encoding phosphonate metabolism protein/1,5-bisphosphokinase (PRPP-forming) PhnN, which translates to MSADANIKPANVGLAVPMAGTLAVVVGPSGAGKDTLMNLAAQHFAGRPDVHFVRRVITRDGDAGNEDHRSVSEADFDAMELAGAFAVSWEAHGLKYGIPADVFDELAQGNLVIANGSRSALHHFQSAFPRLKIINVTATREVLAERLMARGRESREDVLKRLERSSLTVEGSYDVADIDNSGTLGEAERAIISVLEALVRK; encoded by the coding sequence ATGAGCGCGGACGCCAATATCAAGCCGGCGAATGTCGGCCTGGCGGTTCCGATGGCGGGCACGCTCGCCGTCGTCGTAGGGCCGAGCGGCGCCGGCAAGGATACACTGATGAACCTGGCCGCCCAGCATTTTGCCGGCCGGCCCGATGTGCACTTCGTCCGCCGCGTCATCACCCGCGACGGCGATGCCGGCAACGAGGACCACAGAAGTGTTTCCGAGGCCGACTTCGATGCAATGGAGCTGGCTGGCGCCTTCGCCGTCTCCTGGGAAGCGCATGGCCTGAAATACGGCATTCCAGCCGACGTCTTCGATGAGCTTGCACAAGGCAATCTGGTCATCGCCAATGGCTCGCGCTCGGCGTTGCATCACTTCCAGAGCGCATTTCCGCGGCTGAAGATCATCAATGTCACGGCGACGCGCGAAGTGCTTGCCGAGCGGCTGATGGCGCGTGGACGCGAGAGCCGCGAAGACGTGCTGAAGCGGCTGGAAAGAAGCTCGCTGACTGTCGAGGGCAGCTACGACGTCGCCGATATCGACAATAGCGGCACGCTCGGAGAAGCGGAACGCGCCATTATTTCGGTGCTGGAAGCGTTGGTTCGGAAGTAA
- a CDS encoding DUF1045 domain-containing protein gives MRYALYFTPPKDDPLTSLAARWLGRDAFSNEIFSDKAMSPLPEGHAELTADPRRYGFHATLKAPFELAASVTERDLLEVAAEFASQTKAFTIPELVLGQLGHFFALVPGSLYQPLQDFASRVVKTFEPFRAPLSEHDIARRKPEGLTEPQRANLLRWGYPYVNDEFRFHMTLTGRVPAERQAEMHDVLRERFADHNGKPLDVSGLAVFIEEQRGAPFTVRSWLPLAGA, from the coding sequence TTGCGCTATGCTCTTTATTTCACGCCGCCCAAAGATGATCCGTTGACATCTCTCGCCGCCCGCTGGCTGGGCCGCGATGCATTTTCGAATGAGATTTTTTCCGACAAGGCAATGAGTCCATTGCCGGAAGGTCATGCCGAGCTGACGGCCGATCCGCGCCGCTACGGCTTCCATGCCACGCTGAAGGCGCCGTTCGAGTTAGCCGCTTCGGTGACCGAGCGCGATCTCCTCGAAGTCGCCGCCGAATTCGCCTCGCAGACCAAGGCTTTCACCATTCCGGAGCTAGTGCTTGGCCAGCTTGGCCATTTCTTCGCGCTGGTGCCGGGCTCGCTCTACCAGCCGCTGCAGGATTTTGCCTCCCGTGTGGTGAAAACCTTCGAGCCGTTCCGCGCACCGCTTTCGGAGCATGACATTGCCCGGCGTAAGCCGGAGGGTCTCACCGAGCCGCAGCGCGCCAATTTGTTGCGCTGGGGCTATCCTTACGTCAATGACGAGTTCCGTTTCCACATGACGCTGACTGGGCGCGTTCCGGCCGAGCGCCAGGCCGAGATGCACGACGTTCTGCGCGAGCGCTTCGCCGACCATAACGGCAAACCGCTCGACGTTTCCGGCCTCGCCGTCTTTATCGAAGAACAGCGTGGCGCTCCCTTTACCGTCCGTTCCTGGCTGCCGCTTGCCGGCGCCTAA
- a CDS encoding MarR family winged helix-turn-helix transcriptional regulator, whose product MDSAAYLASQMAKGFARSLQQRAAKLGFSPGQFPILLELWSEDGLTQKQLLERVDIEQATMANTLSRMERDGLVERRPHPSDKRAQLVFLTNKAAAMQAEAIEAAMAADTDLLKDFRQFERELLLEYIRRVLENARQL is encoded by the coding sequence ATGGACTCCGCCGCCTACCTTGCCAGTCAGATGGCAAAGGGATTCGCTCGCTCGCTACAACAACGCGCGGCGAAGCTCGGCTTTTCCCCCGGTCAGTTTCCAATCCTGCTGGAATTGTGGTCCGAGGATGGGCTCACGCAAAAACAGCTGCTCGAAAGGGTCGATATCGAACAGGCGACAATGGCCAATACGCTGTCGCGCATGGAACGGGACGGGCTGGTGGAGCGCCGCCCGCACCCTTCGGACAAGCGGGCGCAACTGGTCTTCCTGACGAACAAGGCCGCAGCCATGCAGGCGGAAGCGATCGAAGCCGCCATGGCCGCGGACACGGATCTCCTGAAAGACTTTCGTCAATTCGAGCGCGAACTGCTGCTGGAATATATACGGCGTGTGCTGGAGAATGCCAGGCAGCTCTAG